A part of Aegilops tauschii subsp. strangulata cultivar AL8/78 chromosome 2, Aet v6.0, whole genome shotgun sequence genomic DNA contains:
- the LOC141040889 gene encoding uncharacterized protein, translated as MEREEQGKAFKLRRPVYYISEVLTPSKKRYPHYQKLVYGIYLTAKKVAHYFQEHSVIVISDAPLSENMNNRDAIGRVAKWDIELLPLDIKFESKKAIKSQALVDFLAEWMEQEQPVPRLPEHWTMFFDGSKMLHGSGAGVVLVSPKGGQLSYVLQIHFDSSNNEVEYEALLYGLRMAISLGTRRLMIYGDSDLVVNQVMKEWDIRSTAMIGYCNVVRKLEKHFEGLELHHVPRLKNQAADDLAKIGSTQKAVPKNVFLEHLHSPMIKEDPFVDEPPQPVGPSDTNEVDIPAVIDLVQEILVITSEWTEPYLAYLLMQELPEDEAEASQIVHRSKPFTVMGDQLYKKNTTGVAQRCISPKEGQ; from the coding sequence ATGGAGCGGGAAGAACAAGGCAAAGCCTTCAAGCTCCGGCGACCAGTCTACTACATCTCCGAAGTTCTGACCCCTTCCAAGAAAAGGTACCCACATTACCAGAAGTTAGTGTACGGGATCTATCTGACTGCAAAGAAGGTGGCCCATTACTTCCAAGAACACTCGGTCATAGTGATAAGTGACGCCCCTTTGTCTGAGAACATGAACAATAGAGATGCTATAGGCCGAGTGGCGAAGTGGGACATCGAGCTCCTTccgttggatatcaagtttgaatCTAAGAaagccatcaagtcgcaagcccTAGtggatttcctcgccgagtggatggAACAAGAGCAGCCTGTCCCAAGACTCCCCGAGCACTGGACGATGTTTTTCGACGGCTCCAAGATGCTCCATGGCTCCGGAGCTGGAGTGGTCTTGGTGTCTCCCAAAGGCGGCCAGCTCAGCTATGTGCTACAGATTCACTTcgactcctccaacaatgaagtcGAGTATGAAGCTCTCCTGTATGGGCTGCGGATGGCAATTTCTCTGGGAACTCGTCGACTGATGATCTATGGTGACTCGGACCTAGTGGTAAACCAAGTCATGAAGGAATGGGATATCCGTAGTACGGCAATGATAGGCTATTGCAATGTCGTCAGAAAGCTGGAGAAGCACTTTGAGGGACTCGAGCTCCATCATGTACCACGACTCAAGAACCAAGCAGCTGATGATCTGGCCAAGATAGGTTCCACTCAGAAGGCAGTACCTAAGAATGTGTTCCTAGAGCACCTGCACTCGCCCATGATCAAAGAAGACCCTTTCGTGGATGAGCCCCCACAACCAGTCGGTCCATCAGATACGAACGAGGTGGACATTCCCGCAGTGATTGATCTGGTCCAGGAAATCCTTGTAATCACTTCCGAATGGACCGAACCGTATCTGGCTTATTTGCTCATGCAAGAACTTCCAGAGGATGAAGCAGAGGCTAGCCAGATTGTCCATCGATCCAAACCCTTCACCGTCATGGGAGATCAGCTCTATAAGAAAAACACTACTGGAGTCGCTCAACGTTGCATATCACCGAAAGAAGGACAGTAG